One window from the genome of Xiphophorus hellerii strain 12219 chromosome 16, Xiphophorus_hellerii-4.1, whole genome shotgun sequence encodes:
- the LOC116736303 gene encoding uncharacterized protein LOC116736303 isoform X1 produces the protein MYIKYFVMTLNSDQHCLTLYVPFSQIVMASSKPARLKVILGESNTEKLTLPDGIPDSLDELLSKVKDTFGLKTNVRLQYMDKDFGNDFFNLSSTSDLEDLGTVKVIQEKAIQTFVDVIETAPSCSTVHSDDSSSLASNDTIILSSPESLSSRTQQWPANFPIPIFSYDTERQLEKGNSEYQANNKMLTVTSRMKTDILNRLVEEIYRYRAYPEDAQFCVVAEALVKKHPCLKEPGSFNGCYGWKQRLKYKMGNYRTLLKSQGCPELSVNSLKSKASISVSPAAKIKKPRRAEANFYPSFPLGETQESMEKERIELLAALKRRNNDRVIAEKMARTFAYRRQEVVNEEPGIEDFKDRWPALFQQKEINAEFQRLMALPLEQTFLAQLDRHSSQLIKVIQAKGGATRAKMAGIMRTYDEVEDIGIRRECVLKGLVTFLGEDAKDLIKEYCGSSGDDAQMELKQLTMAVFVIRKEGEGLKEPPEDIGIVIEGVEVLHNLTSVASACALLLGLIYSLNLAYPKALRFTFEVFQKIFMQLEQHKMSPKVQNLFGRLQTSQ, from the exons atgtatataaaatattttgtaatgaCTTTAAATAGCGACCAGCATTGCTTAACTCTGTATGTACCCTTTTCTCAGATTGTCATGGCAAGTTCAAAACCTGCAAGACTGAAGGTGATTCTAGGAGAGAGCAACACTGAAAAACTGACTCTTCCAGATGGCATACCAGACTCTCTGGATGAGCTTCTCAGCAAGGTGAAGGATACCTTTGGTTTAAAGACCAATGTCAGATTGCAATATATGGACAAAGACTTTGGTAATGACTTCTTCAACCTCAGCTCAACTTCTGACCTGGAGGACTTGGGAACAGTCAAGGTGATTCAAGAAAAAGCCATTCAAACTTTTGTTGATGTCATTGAAACAGCTCCATCTTGTTCTACAGTTCACTCTGACGACAGCAGTTCTTTAGCCTCAAATGACACTATAATCCTCTCCTCCCCTGAATCCTTGTCATCGCGAACACAACAATGGCCAGCCAACTTTCCCATTCCCATATTTTCATATGACACTGAACGTCAGCTAGAGAAGGGGAATTCTGAGTATCaagcaaacaacaaaatgttgacAGTCACCTCCCGAATGAAGACTGACATCCTAAATAGATTAGTAGAAGAGATCTACAGATACAGAGCCTACCCAGAGGATGCACAGTTCTGTGTAGTTGCAGAGGCCTTGGTTAAAAAACATCCGTGTTTAAAAGAGCCCGGTTCATTCAATGGTTGCTACGGTTGGAAGCAAAGGCTGAAGTACAAAATGGGAAACTACAGGACTCTACTCAAATCACAAGGATGTCCAGAGTTGTCTGTAAACTCTCTTAAATCCAAAGCTAGTATTTCTGTTTCTCctgctgcaaaaataaagaagccAAGACGAGCTGAAGCCAACTTTTATCCATCCTTTCCATTGGGAGAAACACAAGAAAGCATGGAAAAAGAGAGAATTGAACTCTTGGCAGCACTCAAAAGGAGGAACAATGACAGGGTCATTGCGGAGAAAATGGCTCGTACCTTTGCCTACAGGCGTCAGGAGGTGGTGAATGAAGAACCTGGTATAGAGGATTTCAAGGACAGATGGCCTGCTCTGTTCCAACAGAAAGAG attAATGCGGAGTTCCAGAGGCTCATGGCTCTTCCCCTTGAGCAGACGTTCTTGGCCCAGTTGGACAGGCACTCAAGTCAGCTGATTAAAGTCATCCAGGCCAAAGGAGGAGCAACACGTGCAAAAATGGCTGGCATCATGAGAACTTATGATGAG GTTGAAGACATTGGGATTCGAAGGGAATGTGTTCTGAAAGGGCTCGTCACCTTTCTTGGAGAGGATGCAAAAGACCTTATTAAGGAATACTGT GGCAGCAGCGGAGATGATGCCCAGATGGAACTCAAACAACTCACCATGGCAGTGTTTGTGATTCGGAAGGAGGGAGAGGGATTGAAAGAACCCCCAGAAGACATTGGCATCGTCATTGAGGGAGTGGAGGTGTTGCATAACCTGACTTCAGTTGCCTCAGCATGTGCCCTGCTTCTGGGTTTGATATATTCCCTTAACTTGGCTTATCCAAAGGCTCTGCGCTTCACATTTGAAGTGTTCCAAAAAATCTTCATGCAGCTTGAGCAGCACAAGATGTCTCCCAAAGTTCAAAATTTGTTTGGAAGACTTCAGACCTCACAGTAA
- the LOC116736303 gene encoding uncharacterized protein LOC116736303 isoform X3 translates to MAYQTLWMSFSASSTSDLEDLGTVKVIQEKAIQTFVDVIETAPSCSTVHSDDSSSLASNDTIILSSPESLSSRTQQWPANFPIPIFSYDTERQLEKGNSEYQANNKMLTVTSRMKTDILNRLVEEIYRYRAYPEDAQFCVVAEALVKKHPCLKEPGSFNGCYGWKQRLKYKMGNYRTLLKSQGCPELSVNSLKSKASISVSPAAKIKKPRRAEANFYPSFPLGETQESMEKERIELLAALKRRNNDRVIAEKMARTFAYRRQEVVNEEPGIEDFKDRWPALFQQKEINAEFQRLMALPLEQTFLAQLDRHSSQLIKVIQAKGGATRAKMAGIMRTYDEVEDIGIRRECVLKGLVTFLGEDAKDLIKEYCGSSGDDAQMELKQLTMAVFVIRKEGEGLKEPPEDIGIVIEGVEVLHNLTSVASACALLLGLIYSLNLAYPKALRFTFEVFQKIFMQLEQHKMSPKVQNLFGRLQTSQ, encoded by the exons ATGGCATACCAGACTCTCTGGATGAGCTTCTCAGCAAG CTCAACTTCTGACCTGGAGGACTTGGGAACAGTCAAGGTGATTCAAGAAAAAGCCATTCAAACTTTTGTTGATGTCATTGAAACAGCTCCATCTTGTTCTACAGTTCACTCTGACGACAGCAGTTCTTTAGCCTCAAATGACACTATAATCCTCTCCTCCCCTGAATCCTTGTCATCGCGAACACAACAATGGCCAGCCAACTTTCCCATTCCCATATTTTCATATGACACTGAACGTCAGCTAGAGAAGGGGAATTCTGAGTATCaagcaaacaacaaaatgttgacAGTCACCTCCCGAATGAAGACTGACATCCTAAATAGATTAGTAGAAGAGATCTACAGATACAGAGCCTACCCAGAGGATGCACAGTTCTGTGTAGTTGCAGAGGCCTTGGTTAAAAAACATCCGTGTTTAAAAGAGCCCGGTTCATTCAATGGTTGCTACGGTTGGAAGCAAAGGCTGAAGTACAAAATGGGAAACTACAGGACTCTACTCAAATCACAAGGATGTCCAGAGTTGTCTGTAAACTCTCTTAAATCCAAAGCTAGTATTTCTGTTTCTCctgctgcaaaaataaagaagccAAGACGAGCTGAAGCCAACTTTTATCCATCCTTTCCATTGGGAGAAACACAAGAAAGCATGGAAAAAGAGAGAATTGAACTCTTGGCAGCACTCAAAAGGAGGAACAATGACAGGGTCATTGCGGAGAAAATGGCTCGTACCTTTGCCTACAGGCGTCAGGAGGTGGTGAATGAAGAACCTGGTATAGAGGATTTCAAGGACAGATGGCCTGCTCTGTTCCAACAGAAAGAG attAATGCGGAGTTCCAGAGGCTCATGGCTCTTCCCCTTGAGCAGACGTTCTTGGCCCAGTTGGACAGGCACTCAAGTCAGCTGATTAAAGTCATCCAGGCCAAAGGAGGAGCAACACGTGCAAAAATGGCTGGCATCATGAGAACTTATGATGAG GTTGAAGACATTGGGATTCGAAGGGAATGTGTTCTGAAAGGGCTCGTCACCTTTCTTGGAGAGGATGCAAAAGACCTTATTAAGGAATACTGT GGCAGCAGCGGAGATGATGCCCAGATGGAACTCAAACAACTCACCATGGCAGTGTTTGTGATTCGGAAGGAGGGAGAGGGATTGAAAGAACCCCCAGAAGACATTGGCATCGTCATTGAGGGAGTGGAGGTGTTGCATAACCTGACTTCAGTTGCCTCAGCATGTGCCCTGCTTCTGGGTTTGATATATTCCCTTAACTTGGCTTATCCAAAGGCTCTGCGCTTCACATTTGAAGTGTTCCAAAAAATCTTCATGCAGCTTGAGCAGCACAAGATGTCTCCCAAAGTTCAAAATTTGTTTGGAAGACTTCAGACCTCACAGTAA
- the LOC116736303 gene encoding uncharacterized protein LOC116736303 isoform X2 codes for MASSKPARLKVILGESNTEKLTLPDGIPDSLDELLSKVKDTFGLKTNVRLQYMDKDFGNDFFNLSSTSDLEDLGTVKVIQEKAIQTFVDVIETAPSCSTVHSDDSSSLASNDTIILSSPESLSSRTQQWPANFPIPIFSYDTERQLEKGNSEYQANNKMLTVTSRMKTDILNRLVEEIYRYRAYPEDAQFCVVAEALVKKHPCLKEPGSFNGCYGWKQRLKYKMGNYRTLLKSQGCPELSVNSLKSKASISVSPAAKIKKPRRAEANFYPSFPLGETQESMEKERIELLAALKRRNNDRVIAEKMARTFAYRRQEVVNEEPGIEDFKDRWPALFQQKEINAEFQRLMALPLEQTFLAQLDRHSSQLIKVIQAKGGATRAKMAGIMRTYDEVEDIGIRRECVLKGLVTFLGEDAKDLIKEYCGSSGDDAQMELKQLTMAVFVIRKEGEGLKEPPEDIGIVIEGVEVLHNLTSVASACALLLGLIYSLNLAYPKALRFTFEVFQKIFMQLEQHKMSPKVQNLFGRLQTSQ; via the exons ATGGCAAGTTCAAAACCTGCAAGACTGAAGGTGATTCTAGGAGAGAGCAACACTGAAAAACTGACTCTTCCAGATGGCATACCAGACTCTCTGGATGAGCTTCTCAGCAAGGTGAAGGATACCTTTGGTTTAAAGACCAATGTCAGATTGCAATATATGGACAAAGACTTTGGTAATGACTTCTTCAACCTCAGCTCAACTTCTGACCTGGAGGACTTGGGAACAGTCAAGGTGATTCAAGAAAAAGCCATTCAAACTTTTGTTGATGTCATTGAAACAGCTCCATCTTGTTCTACAGTTCACTCTGACGACAGCAGTTCTTTAGCCTCAAATGACACTATAATCCTCTCCTCCCCTGAATCCTTGTCATCGCGAACACAACAATGGCCAGCCAACTTTCCCATTCCCATATTTTCATATGACACTGAACGTCAGCTAGAGAAGGGGAATTCTGAGTATCaagcaaacaacaaaatgttgacAGTCACCTCCCGAATGAAGACTGACATCCTAAATAGATTAGTAGAAGAGATCTACAGATACAGAGCCTACCCAGAGGATGCACAGTTCTGTGTAGTTGCAGAGGCCTTGGTTAAAAAACATCCGTGTTTAAAAGAGCCCGGTTCATTCAATGGTTGCTACGGTTGGAAGCAAAGGCTGAAGTACAAAATGGGAAACTACAGGACTCTACTCAAATCACAAGGATGTCCAGAGTTGTCTGTAAACTCTCTTAAATCCAAAGCTAGTATTTCTGTTTCTCctgctgcaaaaataaagaagccAAGACGAGCTGAAGCCAACTTTTATCCATCCTTTCCATTGGGAGAAACACAAGAAAGCATGGAAAAAGAGAGAATTGAACTCTTGGCAGCACTCAAAAGGAGGAACAATGACAGGGTCATTGCGGAGAAAATGGCTCGTACCTTTGCCTACAGGCGTCAGGAGGTGGTGAATGAAGAACCTGGTATAGAGGATTTCAAGGACAGATGGCCTGCTCTGTTCCAACAGAAAGAG attAATGCGGAGTTCCAGAGGCTCATGGCTCTTCCCCTTGAGCAGACGTTCTTGGCCCAGTTGGACAGGCACTCAAGTCAGCTGATTAAAGTCATCCAGGCCAAAGGAGGAGCAACACGTGCAAAAATGGCTGGCATCATGAGAACTTATGATGAG GTTGAAGACATTGGGATTCGAAGGGAATGTGTTCTGAAAGGGCTCGTCACCTTTCTTGGAGAGGATGCAAAAGACCTTATTAAGGAATACTGT GGCAGCAGCGGAGATGATGCCCAGATGGAACTCAAACAACTCACCATGGCAGTGTTTGTGATTCGGAAGGAGGGAGAGGGATTGAAAGAACCCCCAGAAGACATTGGCATCGTCATTGAGGGAGTGGAGGTGTTGCATAACCTGACTTCAGTTGCCTCAGCATGTGCCCTGCTTCTGGGTTTGATATATTCCCTTAACTTGGCTTATCCAAAGGCTCTGCGCTTCACATTTGAAGTGTTCCAAAAAATCTTCATGCAGCTTGAGCAGCACAAGATGTCTCCCAAAGTTCAAAATTTGTTTGGAAGACTTCAGACCTCACAGTAA